The following are from one region of the Thiocapsa rosea genome:
- a CDS encoding UDP-N-acetylmuramoyl-tripeptide--D-alanyl-D-alanine ligase has protein sequence MWSLSEAVARAGGRFEGEDRRFVSVGTDSRADCSGQLFVALRGERFDGHDHVAAARAAGAVAAMVDHPLPVDLPQWIVEDTRSGLGALAAAWRDVFPGRVVAITGSNGKTTVKEMVAAILDQVGSVRATRGNLNNDIGMPLTLLSARDEDFLVLEMGANHHGEIGYMTDIARPDVALITNAGRAHLEGFGSVDGVARAKGEIARGLSGDGVFVFAGDSPYAGLWRELAAGRRALTFGLDGPADLRADLRADRSAIRVEWTEAGFATHVVAHHEGKAIPIALRLAGEHNARNALAAAAMALALGIEPGAIQAGLATLTPVKGRLCPRRCGELGVIDDTYNANPDSIAAAIQVLAGLSGRRWLVLGDLAELGSEAEALHREVGEIAREAGIDRLFSVGVLSTAATSAFGHGARHFTDQGELVRALRTEMSANDRILVKGSRSARMEQVVEALCAGGES, from the coding sequence ATGTGGTCTCTCTCCGAAGCCGTTGCTCGCGCCGGTGGCCGTTTCGAAGGCGAAGATCGCCGCTTCGTCTCGGTCGGCACCGACAGCCGTGCCGATTGCAGCGGCCAGCTCTTCGTCGCCCTGCGCGGCGAGCGCTTCGACGGGCATGACCATGTCGCTGCCGCGCGCGCCGCGGGTGCCGTCGCCGCGATGGTCGACCATCCGCTTCCGGTGGACCTGCCTCAGTGGATCGTCGAGGACACCCGCTCCGGGCTCGGGGCCCTCGCCGCGGCTTGGCGCGATGTCTTCCCCGGTCGGGTCGTCGCCATCACGGGGAGCAACGGCAAGACCACGGTGAAGGAGATGGTTGCCGCCATCCTCGATCAGGTCGGCAGCGTCCGCGCGACCCGCGGCAATCTGAACAACGATATCGGGATGCCCTTGACCCTGTTGAGCGCTCGGGACGAAGACTTTCTCGTCCTGGAAATGGGCGCCAATCACCACGGCGAGATCGGCTATATGACCGACATCGCCCGTCCGGATGTCGCCCTCATCACCAATGCCGGCCGCGCTCACCTGGAGGGCTTCGGCAGCGTCGACGGCGTTGCCCGTGCCAAAGGTGAAATCGCCCGCGGTTTGTCGGGCGACGGGGTGTTCGTCTTCGCCGGCGATTCCCCGTACGCGGGTCTCTGGCGCGAGCTGGCCGCGGGCCGCCGCGCCCTGACGTTCGGACTGGATGGCCCTGCGGATCTCCGGGCCGACCTCCGGGCGGATCGCTCGGCGATCCGGGTCGAGTGGACCGAGGCGGGTTTTGCCACGCACGTCGTCGCGCATCACGAGGGCAAGGCGATCCCGATCGCCCTGCGTCTGGCCGGCGAACACAACGCCCGCAACGCCTTGGCCGCCGCGGCGATGGCGCTGGCGCTCGGGATCGAGCCGGGCGCGATCCAGGCGGGTCTTGCGACGCTGACGCCCGTGAAGGGCCGTCTCTGTCCCCGTCGGTGTGGCGAGTTAGGCGTCATCGACGACACCTACAACGCCAACCCGGACTCGATCGCCGCTGCGATCCAGGTCCTTGCGGGCCTGTCGGGCCGTCGCTGGCTGGTGTTGGGGGACCTCGCCGAGCTGGGCTCGGAGGCCGAGGCCCTGCACCGCGAGGTCGGCGAGATCGCGCGCGAGGCCGGCATCGACCGTCTTTTCAGCGTGGGCGTCCTGAGCACGGCGGCGACCTCTGCCTTCGGTCACGGCGCACGCCACTTTACCGATCAGGGGGAGCTCGTGCGTGCGCTTCGGACCGAGATGTCCGCAAACGACCGTATCCTGGTCAAAGGTTCGCGCTCCGCTCGGATGGAGCAGGTTGTCGAGGCGCTGTGCGCCGGAGGAGAGAGTTAG
- the mraY gene encoding phospho-N-acetylmuramoyl-pentapeptide-transferase yields the protein MLLYLVEWLSQYQTGFNVFRYLTLRAIMGVLTALAIALLVGRPMITRLRAYKVGQMVRDDGPQSHLSKAGTPTMGGALILVAVAISTLLWADLDNRYVWIVLLTTLAFGLVGLVDDYKKLVLRNPRGLAARWKYLWQTVAGFSAAIALYVTAGSPAETELLIPYLKNVSIQLGPWFILLTYFVIVGASNAVNLTDGLDGLAVMPTVLVAGALAVFVYAASHGPISGYLLIPHIPEVGELVVFCGALVGAGLGFLWFNAYPAQVFMGDVGALALGAALGVVAVAARQELVLFIMGGVFVVETISVMMQVMSFKLTGKRIFRMAPIHHHFELKGWPEPRVIVRFWIVTVVLVLVGLASLKIR from the coding sequence GTGTTGCTTTACCTTGTCGAATGGCTGTCGCAGTATCAGACCGGATTCAATGTCTTCCGGTATCTGACCCTGCGCGCCATCATGGGCGTGCTCACGGCGCTCGCCATCGCTCTGCTCGTCGGTCGGCCGATGATCACCCGTCTGCGCGCCTACAAGGTCGGTCAGATGGTGCGCGACGATGGCCCGCAGAGTCATCTTTCCAAGGCCGGTACTCCGACCATGGGCGGTGCGCTCATCCTCGTGGCCGTCGCGATCAGCACGCTGTTGTGGGCCGATCTGGACAACCGCTATGTCTGGATCGTGCTCTTGACCACGCTTGCGTTCGGCCTTGTCGGTTTGGTGGACGACTACAAGAAGTTGGTGCTGCGCAACCCGCGCGGTTTGGCGGCGCGCTGGAAGTATCTCTGGCAGACCGTCGCGGGTTTTTCCGCGGCAATCGCACTCTATGTGACGGCCGGCTCGCCGGCGGAGACCGAGCTGCTGATTCCGTATCTGAAGAACGTCTCGATCCAACTCGGACCCTGGTTCATTCTGCTGACCTATTTCGTGATCGTCGGGGCCAGCAACGCGGTGAACCTGACCGATGGTCTGGACGGTCTCGCCGTCATGCCGACGGTCTTGGTCGCCGGCGCACTCGCGGTCTTCGTCTATGCCGCGAGCCATGGACCGATCTCCGGATACCTGCTGATCCCGCACATCCCGGAGGTCGGCGAGCTGGTCGTCTTCTGCGGTGCCCTGGTCGGCGCGGGGCTGGGTTTTCTCTGGTTCAACGCCTATCCGGCGCAGGTCTTCATGGGCGACGTCGGCGCCTTGGCTCTGGGCGCCGCGCTCGGGGTGGTTGCAGTGGCGGCACGCCAGGAGCTGGTCCTCTTCATCATGGGCGGCGTCTTCGTGGTGGAGACCATCTCGGTGATGATGCAGGTGATGTCCTTCAAGCTCACGGGCAAACGCATCTTCCGCATGGCGCCGATCCATCATCATTTCGAGCTCAAGGGCTGGCCCGAGCCGCGCGTCATCGTCCGCTTCTGGATCGTGACCGTGGTTCTGGTGCTGGTCGGATTGGCGAGCTTGAAGATCCGGTAG
- a CDS encoding peptidoglycan D,D-transpeptidase FtsI family protein has product MPTRNRRARRPERRRARPNLALRRRLLVGVLSSAFVILSVAVFYRQVVETDYLRSEGERRYLRVGEIAARRGMITDRNGEPLAVSTPVETVWGEPRKLVERRDAIPPLAVALGLDPKALQERLDATSQRGFLYLKRRVSFEEARAVRQVIADHNLGGVDFETEYRRFYPGVEVFGHVLGFTDIDDKGQEGIELTYDSWLKSEPGLRRVIRDGRQQIVQEIEQVRAPRQGADLALSLDRRLQFLAYRELKAAVAEHKAVGGTLVALDVETGEILAMVNQPGYNPNAARGGSSERRRNRAVTDVMEPGSTIKPFVVAAALERGLIKPTTTIATRGGSMAVGRNTVKDVRNYGNLDATGVITKSSNVGVVKIAQMMSYGDLWGLYDQLGFGHATAVGVPGESRGVLRHHSTWRVFEHATQAFGYGLSVTALQLAQAYGVLAADGIKRPVSLLRQDPASPAHGPEETRVLSADTARKVRAMMETVVSDQGTARRAAITGYRVAGKTGTAKKSAGRAGYGGGLYQAVFAGFAPAGSPRLVIAVMIDEPKGKAYYGGLVAAPVFQKVMEGALRLFNVPPDDPQPSMLLARREVKP; this is encoded by the coding sequence GTGCCTACCCGTAACCGCCGTGCCCGACGTCCGGAGCGGCGGCGAGCCAGGCCGAATCTCGCGTTGCGTCGCCGCCTGTTGGTCGGTGTCCTGTCGAGCGCCTTCGTCATCCTCTCGGTGGCGGTCTTCTATCGGCAAGTCGTCGAGACCGATTATCTGCGCAGCGAAGGCGAGCGCCGTTATCTGCGCGTCGGCGAGATTGCCGCGCGTCGCGGCATGATCACCGACCGCAACGGCGAGCCGCTGGCGGTGAGCACGCCGGTGGAAACCGTTTGGGGCGAGCCGCGCAAGCTGGTGGAGCGACGCGATGCGATCCCGCCGTTGGCCGTTGCGTTGGGGCTTGATCCGAAGGCGCTGCAGGAGCGCCTCGACGCCACCTCCCAACGCGGGTTTCTCTATCTCAAGCGGCGCGTCAGCTTCGAGGAAGCGCGCGCGGTGCGACAGGTCATCGCCGATCACAATCTCGGCGGCGTGGACTTCGAGACCGAGTACCGTCGCTTCTATCCGGGTGTCGAGGTCTTCGGGCACGTCCTCGGGTTTACCGACATCGACGACAAGGGCCAGGAGGGTATCGAGCTCACGTACGACTCTTGGCTGAAGTCGGAGCCCGGTCTGCGTCGCGTCATTCGCGACGGTCGACAGCAGATCGTGCAGGAGATCGAGCAGGTCCGTGCGCCGCGACAGGGCGCGGATCTCGCGCTCAGCCTCGACCGACGCCTGCAGTTTCTTGCCTACCGCGAGCTCAAGGCCGCCGTTGCCGAGCACAAGGCGGTCGGCGGAACGCTGGTGGCCTTGGATGTCGAGACCGGCGAGATCCTCGCGATGGTCAACCAGCCGGGCTACAACCCGAACGCCGCGCGCGGCGGCAGCAGCGAGCGTCGCCGCAACCGTGCCGTAACCGACGTCATGGAGCCGGGCTCGACGATCAAGCCGTTCGTCGTGGCCGCCGCACTGGAGCGGGGTTTGATCAAGCCGACCACGACGATCGCGACACGGGGCGGATCGATGGCGGTCGGACGCAACACCGTGAAGGACGTGCGCAACTACGGCAACCTCGATGCGACCGGCGTCATCACCAAATCGAGCAACGTCGGCGTCGTGAAGATCGCCCAGATGATGAGCTACGGCGATCTTTGGGGTCTTTACGATCAGCTCGGCTTCGGCCATGCGACCGCTGTCGGTGTCCCGGGCGAGAGCCGGGGCGTGCTGCGACATCATTCAACCTGGCGCGTCTTCGAGCATGCCACCCAGGCCTTCGGATACGGCCTGTCGGTGACGGCACTGCAGCTGGCGCAAGCCTATGGCGTGTTGGCTGCCGACGGGATCAAGCGCCCGGTCTCCCTGTTGAGGCAGGATCCCGCGTCGCCTGCGCATGGGCCCGAGGAGACGCGCGTGCTCAGCGCCGACACGGCGCGCAAGGTGCGGGCGATGATGGAGACGGTGGTCTCCGACCAAGGCACCGCGAGACGTGCCGCCATCACCGGTTATCGGGTCGCCGGAAAGACAGGAACGGCGAAAAAATCCGCAGGGCGTGCCGGCTATGGCGGCGGGCTCTATCAGGCGGTCTTCGCGGGCTTTGCTCCGGCGGGTTCGCCGCGCCTGGTGATCGCCGTGATGATCGACGAGCCGAAGGGTAAGGCCTACTACGGCGGATTGGTCGCCGCGCCTGTGTTCCAGAAGGTCATGGAAGGCGCCCTGCGTCTGTTCAACGTGCCGCCGGACGATCCGCAGCCCTCGATGCTGCTGGCGCGACGCGAGGTCAAGCCATGA
- the ftsL gene encoding cell division protein FtsL, which yields MSARPLWILIGLALAVTLSAVAVVYTKYQTRIHFGQLQELRAQRDAVDVEWNRLRLEEAALSTHVRVERKARAQLGMFNPRFEDVLMIEEVGRAYP from the coding sequence ATGAGTGCGCGACCGCTCTGGATTCTGATCGGGTTGGCCTTGGCCGTGACCCTCTCGGCGGTCGCCGTGGTGTACACCAAGTACCAGACGCGGATCCATTTCGGTCAATTGCAGGAGCTGCGCGCCCAGCGCGACGCCGTCGACGTGGAGTGGAATCGGCTCCGTCTCGAGGAGGCTGCCCTCTCGACGCACGTTCGGGTCGAGCGTAAAGCCAGGGCCCAGTTGGGCATGTTCAATCCAAGGTTCGAGGATGTCTTGATGATCGAGGAGGTCGGCCGTGCCTACCCGTAA